From the Cucurbita pepo subsp. pepo cultivar mu-cu-16 chromosome LG05, ASM280686v2, whole genome shotgun sequence genome, one window contains:
- the LOC111795642 gene encoding glutaredoxin-C9-like produces MWKLGAMNQAIPYRSIDTKQSLVSAAFGGSGSWRDVSASVSESAAIVFARRGCCMSHVVKRLLLGLGANPAVYEVEEDEESGVVEELEAIAQLGKGKVELPAVFIGGALFGGLERVMATHISGDLVPILKQAGALWL; encoded by the coding sequence ATGTGGAAATTGGGGGCCATGAACCAAGCAATTCCTTACAGATCAATTGACACAAAACAGAGCCTAGTGAGCGCGGCATTTGGGGGCAGTGGATCATGGCGCGATGTGAGCGCGTCCGTGTCGGAAAGTGCGGCGATAGTGTTTGCTAGAAGAGGGTGTTGCATGAGCCATGTGGTGAAGCGGCTGCTTCTCGGACTTGGAGCGAATCCGGCGGTGTATGAGGTGGAGGAAGACGAGGAATCCGGCGTGGTGGAGGAATTGGAGGCAATCGCGCAATTGGGGAAGGGGAAGGTAGAGTTGCCGGCGGTGTTTATTGGGGGGGCGTTGTTTGGAGGGCTGGAAAGAGTGATGGCTACGCATATTTCTGGGGATTTGGTTCCTATTTTGAAACAGGCCGGCGCTTTGTGGCTTTGA
- the LOC111796149 gene encoding transcription factor VOZ1-like isoform X1 — protein sequence MPRGLKSNCQSTSHQLLKEKAKNRVNDLQGIFTNLQSARKESRTTDVAVLEEQVHQMLREWNAELNEPSPASSFVEGSLGSFSQELARLLEHFDEEDDATSTLAEPKVEPDQHCVLACNPSDFQQQQSVLGFEECKVNSEDFKLDQNFVQNLVVGMDDMSTMDCRLLDSHQEFDYGALIGAYDAGDFSQDTKPSIPPYISPPPSAFMGPMCALWDCFRPAQGSKWCQDYCSSCHSMLAINEGLPGMAPILRPGGTGLTDGPLFAALLAKTQAKEVGIPICDGAATRKSPWNAPELFDISFLEGETIREWLYFDKPRRAFESGTRKQRSLPDYSGRGWHESRKKVMEEFGGQKKSYYMDPQPSSSLEWHLYEYDISNYDSFALYRLELKQAGAKKSPKGKLPADPLADLQKKMGRLTAKGPVELGQSVK from the exons ATGCCGAGGGGTTTGAAGAGTAATTGCCAGTCTACTTCTCATCAGCTTTTGAAGGAAAAAGCAAAGAACCGTGTGAATGATCTTCAAGGGATATTCactaatcttcaatctgcaagGAAGGAGAGTCGTACTACCGATGTTGCTGTCTTGGAGGAGCAAGTGCATCAGATGCTCAGGGAGTGGAATGCCGAGCTTAATGAACCATCCCCTGCCTCTTCATTTGTT GAGGGCAGTCTTGGATCGTTCTCGCAAGAATTAGCTCGTCTTCTCGAGCATTTTGATGAGGAAGATGATGCAACTAGCACATTGGCTGAACCAAAGGTCGAGCCTGATCAACATTGCGTTCTTGCTTGCAATCCGTCCGATTTTCAGCAG CAGCAGAGTGTTCTTGGATTTGAAGAGTGCAAAGTCAATAGTGAAGATTTCAAATTAGATCAGAACTTTGTGCAGAACTTAGTGGTCGGTATGGATGATATGTCTACTATGGATTGTCGTTTATTGGATTCGCACCAAGAGTTCGACTATGGGGCGCTTATTGGGGCGTATGATGCGGGAGACTTTAGTCAGGACACAAAGCCTAGCATTCCGCCATACATCTCGCCCCCGCCATCTGCTTTTATGGGGCCAATGTGTGCACTCTGGGATTGTTTCAGACCTGCTCAAGGATCTAAATGGTGCCAGGACTATTGCAGTAGCTGTCATTCTATGCTTGCAATAAATGAAGGCCTTCCAGGAATGGCTCCAATATTGCGCCCTGGGGGCACTGGCTTAACAGATGGTCCACTATTTGCTGCTCTTCTTGCAAAGACGCAGGCCAAAGAGGTGGGAATACCTATATGTGATGGTGCTGCAACAAGAAAATCTCCATGGAATGCTCCTG AGCTTTTTGATATTTCATTTCTCGAGGGTGAGACAATCAGGGAATGGCTCTATTTCGACAAACCTAGACGGGCCTTTGAGAGTGGTACTCGAAAGCAAAGGTCGTTACCAGATTATAGCGGCCGTGGTTGGCATGAATCAAGGAAGAAGGTGATGGAGGAGTTCGGTGGTCAGAAAAAGTCCTACTACATGGATCCACAGCCATCAAGCTCACTCGAATGGCATTTGTACGAATATGATATAAGCAATTATGATTCATTTGCATTATATAGGCTAGAACTCAAGCAAGCTGGAGCAAAAAAGAGCCCAAAGGGAAAACTACCAGCTGATCCTCTGGCTGATCTGCAGAAGAAGATGGGCAGGCTTACTGCAAAGGGCCCTGTGGAGCTTGGACAATCAGTCAAATAA
- the LOC111795158 gene encoding MLO-like protein 12, which produces MGEISSGSLETTPTWAVAVFTFVFFFLAFIIETSLHHLTKFLRRRKFKSFKRALGKIKMEMMKMGFISLLLAFTEASIPNICVTKRVSKSFLPCRDIAMEASMESVVFASTRTPVLNSDQTDHCESKGMVSLMSREGVSQLNILISLLAVFHVLYCMFTMCLGIAKIRKWKAWEKETRALDYQMDNDPRRFRLTSQTSIGRRHLNFYATHPLLVWPVCFIRQFSGSVSKSDYFTLRNGFITSNIAGGSEFNFQKFVHRAFDHDFVQVIQIRFWIWIFSILFIFFSAHEFYNHYWLPFIPLVIVVTVGTKLQVIITTMCVESSRRNPISQGEFTVKPHDQLFWFSKPNWLLYLIQFVLIQNSFQLAFFTWTWFEFGVKSCFNRRNEDIAIRLGMGVGVQLLCGYVTLPLYALVTQMGSSLKRTVFTDDVVDGLKNWKRRSKQRLSNKPSSSTRYSKSMSFHSEHRNSLSHSSGREISLVATAEERNSTRGRSNSEGCDEEAISCTQREKCKVGMRSNYDGEISFASTWKELEIKMIGEGAYETL; this is translated from the exons ATGGGAGAAATCAGCAGTGGTTCGCTTGAAACTACACCAACTTGGGCGGTTGCGGTCTTTACATTCGTATTCTTCTTCTtagctttcatcatcgagactTCACTTCACCACCTTACAAAG TTTCTTAGGAGGAGGAAATTCAAATCCTTCAAAAGGGCTTTGGGAAAGatcaaaatggaaatgatGAAGATGGGTTTCATCTCGTTGCTTTTGGCATTCACGGAGGCATCCATTCCAAATATTTGTGTCACCAAAAGGGTGTCCAAATCCTTTCTTCCATGTAGAGATATTGCTATGGAGGCGTCCATGGAGTCGGTTGTTTTCGCTTCTACTCGAACTCCCGTGCTCAACTCAGACCAAACTGATCATTGTGAATCGAAG ggaATGGTTTCTTTGATGTCGAGGGAAGGGGTTTCTCAGCTGAATATCTTGATCTCCTTGTTGGCTGTGTTTCATGTTCTTTATTGTATGTTCACAATGTGTTTAGGGATCGCCAAG ATTAGAAAATGGAAAGCGTGGGAGAAGGAGACTCGAGCTCTTGATTATCAAATGGACAATG ATCCAAGGAGATTCCGGCTCACAAGTCAAACATCTATTGGGAGAAGACATCTAAATTTCTACGCCACTCATCCACTCTTGGTTTGGCCT GTTTGCTTTATAAGACAATTCAGTGGCTCAGTTTCAAAATCTGATTACTTCACTCTACGCAATGGCTTCATTACG TCCAACATTGCTGGAGGGTCTGAGTTCAACTTCCAGAAGTTTGTTCATAGAGCTTTCGATCATGATTTTGTGCAGGTGATTCAAATCAG GTTCTGGATATGGATTTTCTccattctttttatatttttcagcGCACATG AGTTCTACAACCATTACTGGCTCCCATTCATTCCATTAGTG attgTAGTTACTGTGGGAACAAAGCTGCAAGTGATCATAACAACAATGTGTGTAGAAAGCAGCAGAAGAAACCCCATAAGCCAAGGAGAATTTACAGTGAAGCCTCACGATCAACTCTTCTGGTTTAGCAAACCCAACTGGCTTCTTTACCTAATCCAGTTCGTCCTCATTCag AACTCATTTCAGCTGGCGTTTTTCACGTGGACATGG TTTGAATTTGGGGTAAAATCATGTTTCAACCGAAGGAATGAAGATATTGCTATTAGGCTTGGGATGGGCGTTGGAGTTCAGTTGCTTTGTGGATATGTCACGCTGCCTCTTTACGCTCTCGTTACTCAG ATGGGGTcgagcctaaagaggacagtatTCACTGATGATGTCGTAGATGGTCTCAAGAATTGGAAGAGAAGGTCGAAACAGAGGCTTTCCAACAAGCCATCCTCTTCGACCCGTTACTCCAAATCAATGTCTTTCCATAGTGAACATCGGAATAGCCTCAGCCATTCGTCCGGCCGAGAGATATCGCTCGTAGCAACGGCTGAAGAACGAAACTCGACCCGAGGACGATCTAATAGTGAGGGTTGCGATGAAGAAGCTATTAGCTGCACGCAAAGGGAAAAGTGTAAAGTGGGAATGAGATCAAACTATGATGGGGAGATCTCTTTTGCAAGCACATGGAAAGAATTGGAGATTAAGATGATTGGAGAAGGAGCTTATGAGACTCTTTAG
- the LOC111796149 gene encoding transcription factor VOZ1-like isoform X2: MPRGLKSNCQSTSHQLLKEKAKNRVNDLQGIFTNLQSARKESRTTDVAVLEEQVHQMLREWNAELNEPSPASSFVEGSLGSFSQELARLLEHFDEEDDATSTLAEPKVEPDQHCVLACNPSDFQQQSVLGFEECKVNSEDFKLDQNFVQNLVVGMDDMSTMDCRLLDSHQEFDYGALIGAYDAGDFSQDTKPSIPPYISPPPSAFMGPMCALWDCFRPAQGSKWCQDYCSSCHSMLAINEGLPGMAPILRPGGTGLTDGPLFAALLAKTQAKEVGIPICDGAATRKSPWNAPELFDISFLEGETIREWLYFDKPRRAFESGTRKQRSLPDYSGRGWHESRKKVMEEFGGQKKSYYMDPQPSSSLEWHLYEYDISNYDSFALYRLELKQAGAKKSPKGKLPADPLADLQKKMGRLTAKGPVELGQSVK; encoded by the exons ATGCCGAGGGGTTTGAAGAGTAATTGCCAGTCTACTTCTCATCAGCTTTTGAAGGAAAAAGCAAAGAACCGTGTGAATGATCTTCAAGGGATATTCactaatcttcaatctgcaagGAAGGAGAGTCGTACTACCGATGTTGCTGTCTTGGAGGAGCAAGTGCATCAGATGCTCAGGGAGTGGAATGCCGAGCTTAATGAACCATCCCCTGCCTCTTCATTTGTT GAGGGCAGTCTTGGATCGTTCTCGCAAGAATTAGCTCGTCTTCTCGAGCATTTTGATGAGGAAGATGATGCAACTAGCACATTGGCTGAACCAAAGGTCGAGCCTGATCAACATTGCGTTCTTGCTTGCAATCCGTCCGATTTTCAGCAG CAGAGTGTTCTTGGATTTGAAGAGTGCAAAGTCAATAGTGAAGATTTCAAATTAGATCAGAACTTTGTGCAGAACTTAGTGGTCGGTATGGATGATATGTCTACTATGGATTGTCGTTTATTGGATTCGCACCAAGAGTTCGACTATGGGGCGCTTATTGGGGCGTATGATGCGGGAGACTTTAGTCAGGACACAAAGCCTAGCATTCCGCCATACATCTCGCCCCCGCCATCTGCTTTTATGGGGCCAATGTGTGCACTCTGGGATTGTTTCAGACCTGCTCAAGGATCTAAATGGTGCCAGGACTATTGCAGTAGCTGTCATTCTATGCTTGCAATAAATGAAGGCCTTCCAGGAATGGCTCCAATATTGCGCCCTGGGGGCACTGGCTTAACAGATGGTCCACTATTTGCTGCTCTTCTTGCAAAGACGCAGGCCAAAGAGGTGGGAATACCTATATGTGATGGTGCTGCAACAAGAAAATCTCCATGGAATGCTCCTG AGCTTTTTGATATTTCATTTCTCGAGGGTGAGACAATCAGGGAATGGCTCTATTTCGACAAACCTAGACGGGCCTTTGAGAGTGGTACTCGAAAGCAAAGGTCGTTACCAGATTATAGCGGCCGTGGTTGGCATGAATCAAGGAAGAAGGTGATGGAGGAGTTCGGTGGTCAGAAAAAGTCCTACTACATGGATCCACAGCCATCAAGCTCACTCGAATGGCATTTGTACGAATATGATATAAGCAATTATGATTCATTTGCATTATATAGGCTAGAACTCAAGCAAGCTGGAGCAAAAAAGAGCCCAAAGGGAAAACTACCAGCTGATCCTCTGGCTGATCTGCAGAAGAAGATGGGCAGGCTTACTGCAAAGGGCCCTGTGGAGCTTGGACAATCAGTCAAATAA
- the LOC111795539 gene encoding ras-related protein RABA1f-like — translation MGAYRADDDYDYLFKVVLIGDSGVGKSNLLSRFTRNEFSLETKSTIGVEFATRSIRVDDKIVKAQIWDTAGQERYRAITSAYYRGAVGALIVYDVTRHVTFENVERWLKELRGHTDHNIVIMLVGNKADLRHLRAVSTEDAQAFAERERTYFMETSALESFNVENSFTEVLTQTYRVVSRKILDIGDDPTVLPKGQTIDIGSKDDVSAVKKAGCCSS, via the exons ATGGGTGCGTACAGAGCCGATGATGATTACGATTATCTGTTCAAGGTGGTGTTGATCGGCGACTCTGGCGTTGGAAAATCCAATCTCTTGTCCCGTTTCACTAGAAATGAATTCAGCCTTGAAACCAAATCAACGATCGGCGTTGAGTTTGCCACCCGTAGTATTCGTGTTGATGATAAGATCGTCAAGGCTCAGATTTGGGACACCGCCGGCCAAGAAAG GTACAGAGCGATCACAAGCGCATACTACCGAGGAGCGGTGGGGGCATTGATAGTATACGACGTGACACGACACGTAACATTCGAGAACGTGGAGAGATGGCTAAAGGAGCTAAGAGGGCACACAGATCACAACATAGTGATAATGCTGGTGGGGAACAAGGCAGACTTGCGGCACCTGCGGGCAGTGTCGACCGAGGACGCACAGGCATTCgccgagagagagagaacataCTTCATGGAAACCTCAGCCTTAGAGTCCTTCAACGTCGAGAATTCCTTCACCGAAGTCCTCACACAAACCTACCGCGTCGTCAGCCGGAAAATCCTCGACATCGGCGATGACCCCACCGTCCTCCCCAAGGGACAGACCATCGACATTGGCTCCAAGGATGATGTCTCCGCCGTCAAGAAGGCCGGCTGCTGTTCTTCATAG
- the LOC111795540 gene encoding rac-like GTP-binding protein RAC2, with translation MSTARFIKCVTVGDGAVGKTCMLISYTSNTFPSDYVPTVFDNFSANVVVDGSTVSLGLWDTAGQEDYNRLRPLSYRGADVFLLAFSLISKASYENISKKWIPELRHYAPTVPIVLVGTKLDLRDDKQYLSSHPGAVPITTVQGEELKKSIGAAVYIECSSKTQQNVKTVFDAAIKVVLQPPKPKRKRRKATKCVFL, from the exons ATGAGTACGGCTCGATTCATCAAGTGCGTTACTGTTGGAGATGGCGCTGTCGGGAAGACTTGCATGCTCATTTCCTACACTAGCAACACATTCCCAAGT GACTATGTGCCGACGGTTTTTGACAACTTTAGTGCTAATGTGGTGGTCGACGGCAGCACTGTGAGCTTGGGGCTTTGGGACACTGCTG GGCAGGAAGATTACAACAGGCTGAGGCCTTTGAGTTATAGAGGAGCAGATGTGTTTCTGTTGGCATTTTCTCTAATCAGCAAAGCTAGCTATGAAAATATCTCTAAGAAG TGGATCCCGGAGCTGCGGCATTATGCCCCGACCGTGCCGATTGTTCTTGTGGGAACTAAGCTTG ATTTGAGGGATGACAAACAATATCTGTCCAGCCATCCTGGGGCTGTTCCGATCACGACTGTGCAG GGTGAAGAACTGAAGAAGTCAATTGGTGCTGCTGTTTATATAGAATGCAGCTCCAAAACGCAGCAG AACGTGAAGACTGTGTTTGACGCTGCCATCAAGGTCGTTCTACAGCCACCGAAACCGAAGAGAAAGCGACGAAAGGCCACAAAATGTGTGTTTCTTTGA
- the LOC111796149 gene encoding transcription factor VOZ1-like isoform X3: MPRGLKSNCQSTSHQLLKEKAKNRVNDLQGIFTNLQSARKESRTTDVAVLEEQVHQMLREWNAELNEPSPASSFVEGSLGSFSQELARLLEHFDEEDDATSTLAEPKVEPDQHCVLACNPSDFQQSVLGFEECKVNSEDFKLDQNFVQNLVVGMDDMSTMDCRLLDSHQEFDYGALIGAYDAGDFSQDTKPSIPPYISPPPSAFMGPMCALWDCFRPAQGSKWCQDYCSSCHSMLAINEGLPGMAPILRPGGTGLTDGPLFAALLAKTQAKEVGIPICDGAATRKSPWNAPELFDISFLEGETIREWLYFDKPRRAFESGTRKQRSLPDYSGRGWHESRKKVMEEFGGQKKSYYMDPQPSSSLEWHLYEYDISNYDSFALYRLELKQAGAKKSPKGKLPADPLADLQKKMGRLTAKGPVELGQSVK; the protein is encoded by the exons ATGCCGAGGGGTTTGAAGAGTAATTGCCAGTCTACTTCTCATCAGCTTTTGAAGGAAAAAGCAAAGAACCGTGTGAATGATCTTCAAGGGATATTCactaatcttcaatctgcaagGAAGGAGAGTCGTACTACCGATGTTGCTGTCTTGGAGGAGCAAGTGCATCAGATGCTCAGGGAGTGGAATGCCGAGCTTAATGAACCATCCCCTGCCTCTTCATTTGTT GAGGGCAGTCTTGGATCGTTCTCGCAAGAATTAGCTCGTCTTCTCGAGCATTTTGATGAGGAAGATGATGCAACTAGCACATTGGCTGAACCAAAGGTCGAGCCTGATCAACATTGCGTTCTTGCTTGCAATCCGTCCGATTTTCAGCAG AGTGTTCTTGGATTTGAAGAGTGCAAAGTCAATAGTGAAGATTTCAAATTAGATCAGAACTTTGTGCAGAACTTAGTGGTCGGTATGGATGATATGTCTACTATGGATTGTCGTTTATTGGATTCGCACCAAGAGTTCGACTATGGGGCGCTTATTGGGGCGTATGATGCGGGAGACTTTAGTCAGGACACAAAGCCTAGCATTCCGCCATACATCTCGCCCCCGCCATCTGCTTTTATGGGGCCAATGTGTGCACTCTGGGATTGTTTCAGACCTGCTCAAGGATCTAAATGGTGCCAGGACTATTGCAGTAGCTGTCATTCTATGCTTGCAATAAATGAAGGCCTTCCAGGAATGGCTCCAATATTGCGCCCTGGGGGCACTGGCTTAACAGATGGTCCACTATTTGCTGCTCTTCTTGCAAAGACGCAGGCCAAAGAGGTGGGAATACCTATATGTGATGGTGCTGCAACAAGAAAATCTCCATGGAATGCTCCTG AGCTTTTTGATATTTCATTTCTCGAGGGTGAGACAATCAGGGAATGGCTCTATTTCGACAAACCTAGACGGGCCTTTGAGAGTGGTACTCGAAAGCAAAGGTCGTTACCAGATTATAGCGGCCGTGGTTGGCATGAATCAAGGAAGAAGGTGATGGAGGAGTTCGGTGGTCAGAAAAAGTCCTACTACATGGATCCACAGCCATCAAGCTCACTCGAATGGCATTTGTACGAATATGATATAAGCAATTATGATTCATTTGCATTATATAGGCTAGAACTCAAGCAAGCTGGAGCAAAAAAGAGCCCAAAGGGAAAACTACCAGCTGATCCTCTGGCTGATCTGCAGAAGAAGATGGGCAGGCTTACTGCAAAGGGCCCTGTGGAGCTTGGACAATCAGTCAAATAA
- the LOC111796149 gene encoding transcription factor VOZ1-like isoform X4 yields the protein MPRGLKSNCQSTSHQLLKEKAKNRVNDLQGIFTNLQSARKESRTTDVAVLEEQVHQMLREWNAELNEPSPASSFVEGSLGSFSQELARLLEHFDEEDDATSTLAEPKVEPDQHCVLACNPSDFQQNLVVGMDDMSTMDCRLLDSHQEFDYGALIGAYDAGDFSQDTKPSIPPYISPPPSAFMGPMCALWDCFRPAQGSKWCQDYCSSCHSMLAINEGLPGMAPILRPGGTGLTDGPLFAALLAKTQAKEVGIPICDGAATRKSPWNAPELFDISFLEGETIREWLYFDKPRRAFESGTRKQRSLPDYSGRGWHESRKKVMEEFGGQKKSYYMDPQPSSSLEWHLYEYDISNYDSFALYRLELKQAGAKKSPKGKLPADPLADLQKKMGRLTAKGPVELGQSVK from the exons ATGCCGAGGGGTTTGAAGAGTAATTGCCAGTCTACTTCTCATCAGCTTTTGAAGGAAAAAGCAAAGAACCGTGTGAATGATCTTCAAGGGATATTCactaatcttcaatctgcaagGAAGGAGAGTCGTACTACCGATGTTGCTGTCTTGGAGGAGCAAGTGCATCAGATGCTCAGGGAGTGGAATGCCGAGCTTAATGAACCATCCCCTGCCTCTTCATTTGTT GAGGGCAGTCTTGGATCGTTCTCGCAAGAATTAGCTCGTCTTCTCGAGCATTTTGATGAGGAAGATGATGCAACTAGCACATTGGCTGAACCAAAGGTCGAGCCTGATCAACATTGCGTTCTTGCTTGCAATCCGTCCGATTTTCAGCAG AACTTAGTGGTCGGTATGGATGATATGTCTACTATGGATTGTCGTTTATTGGATTCGCACCAAGAGTTCGACTATGGGGCGCTTATTGGGGCGTATGATGCGGGAGACTTTAGTCAGGACACAAAGCCTAGCATTCCGCCATACATCTCGCCCCCGCCATCTGCTTTTATGGGGCCAATGTGTGCACTCTGGGATTGTTTCAGACCTGCTCAAGGATCTAAATGGTGCCAGGACTATTGCAGTAGCTGTCATTCTATGCTTGCAATAAATGAAGGCCTTCCAGGAATGGCTCCAATATTGCGCCCTGGGGGCACTGGCTTAACAGATGGTCCACTATTTGCTGCTCTTCTTGCAAAGACGCAGGCCAAAGAGGTGGGAATACCTATATGTGATGGTGCTGCAACAAGAAAATCTCCATGGAATGCTCCTG AGCTTTTTGATATTTCATTTCTCGAGGGTGAGACAATCAGGGAATGGCTCTATTTCGACAAACCTAGACGGGCCTTTGAGAGTGGTACTCGAAAGCAAAGGTCGTTACCAGATTATAGCGGCCGTGGTTGGCATGAATCAAGGAAGAAGGTGATGGAGGAGTTCGGTGGTCAGAAAAAGTCCTACTACATGGATCCACAGCCATCAAGCTCACTCGAATGGCATTTGTACGAATATGATATAAGCAATTATGATTCATTTGCATTATATAGGCTAGAACTCAAGCAAGCTGGAGCAAAAAAGAGCCCAAAGGGAAAACTACCAGCTGATCCTCTGGCTGATCTGCAGAAGAAGATGGGCAGGCTTACTGCAAAGGGCCCTGTGGAGCTTGGACAATCAGTCAAATAA
- the LOC111795533 gene encoding acyl-coenzyme A oxidase 3, peroxisomal-like, with amino-acid sequence MDRVSWRTQVLSNHLVHHQTTSDLSPNPCLEFSPPEISECFSFDIKQMRNLLDVHNLPDRDWMFGVMMQSKLFNPVQSGGRVFVSPDYNQSMEQQREMTMKRIQYLLDNGVFKGWLTDNGIEAAWRKFALFEAIGIYDHSLAIKIGVHVFLWGGAIQFFGTKRHHDAWLKITENYAIKGCFAMTELGHGSNVRGIETVTKYDSSTGEFVINTPCESAQKYWIGGAAKHATHTIVFSQLHINGKNEGVHAFIAQIRDADGNICPQIRIADCGHKLGLNGVDNGRIWFDNVRIPRENLLNSVADVSVEGKYLSATNDPDKRFAAFMAPLTSGRVTISVAAIYSAKVGLAIAIRYSLTRRAFSLTPNGPEIQLLDYPNHQKRLLPLLAKTYAMSFAANELKRIYMKRTPESIKTLHVVSSAFKATFTWHNMRTLQECREACGGQGIKSENRVGPLKSEFDVQSTFEGDNNVLMQQVSKALLSEYIAAKKRNKPFKGMGLEHMNEACPVIPSKLTGPILRSSKFQTDAFCLRERDILNRLAAEVSHHEAQGDSKEYAFIQSFLLAEDLGRAFSEKAILKSFMEVEDSVPSGPVKNVSGVLRSMYALICLEEDGSFLRYGYLSPENAGAVRQEVKKLCSEIRPHALALVSSFGIPDAFLAPIAYNWVDSNSWPSVQ; translated from the exons ATGGATCGTGTTTCTTGGAGAACTCAGGTGCTTTCGAATCACCTTGTTCATCACCAAACTACTTCAGATCTTAGCCCCAATCCATGTCTCGAGTTCTCCCCTCCGGAGATTTCCGAATGCTTCTCCTTCGATATCAAACAGATGCGGAACCTCTTGGATGTTCATAACCTTCCGGACCGGGACTGGATGTTTGGGGTGATGATGCAGAGCAAGCTGTTCAATCCCGTGCAATCCGGTGGCCGAGTCTTCGTTTCCCCTGATTATAATCAATCCATGGAGCAGCAGAGGGAGATGACGATGAAGCGGATTCAGTACCTTTTGGATAATGGCGTTTTCAAGGGTTGGCTTACAGATAATGGAATTGAAGCCGCGTGGAGAAAGTTTGCGCTGTTTGAGGCAATTGGAATTTATGATCACTCTCTAGCGATTAAGATTGGTGTTCATGTCTTCCTATG GGGTGGAGCTATCCAATTCTTTGGCACAAAGCGTCATCATGATGCATGGTTAAAGATCACAGAAAATTATGCAATCAAGGGTTGCTTTGCAATGACTGAGCTCGGTCATGGAAGTAAT gTTCGAGGAATTGAAACAGTAACAAAATATGATTCAAGCACCGGAGAATTTGTTATCAATACTCCCTGTGAGTCAGCTCAGAAGTACTGGATTGGCGGGGCAGCCAAG CATGCAACACATACTATAGTCTTTTCACAGCTTCACATAAATGGGAAAAATGAAGGCGTCCATGCTTTTATAGCTCAGATCAGGGATGCAGATGGTAATATCTGTCCACAAATACGTATAGCTGATTGTGGCCATAAGCTTGGCTTGAACGGTGTTGATAATGGTCGGATCTG GTTTGATAATGTGCGAATTCCAAGAGAGAATTTGTTGAATTCTGTAGCTGATGTATCAGTAGAAGGGAAATATCTAAGTGCCACAAATGACCCGGACAAG AGGTTTGCAGCGTTTATGGCACCTTTGACATCTGGTCGTGTAACCATTTCCGTTGCTGCAATTTATTCCGCAAAG GTTGGTTTAGCAATTGCTATAAGATACTCATTAACAAGGAGAGCCTTTTCACTTACTCCTAATGGACCTGAAATCCAATTGCTGGACTACCCTAATCATCAAAAGAGATTGCTGCCTCTCCTTGCTAAGAC ATATGCCATGAGTTTTGCTGCAAATGAATTGAAAAGGATCTACATGAAGAGAACACCAGAGTCCATCAAAACTCTCCATGTTGTCTCAAGTGCATTTAAGGCTACCTTTACCTGGCATAATATGAGGACACTTCAG GAATGTCGTGAAGCATGTGGAGGCCAAGGCATAAAGTCCGAAAATCGAGTTGGTCCTTTGAAAAGTGAATTTGATGTCCAGTCTACTTTTGAAGGCGATAATAATGTCCTAATGCAGCAG GTGAGCAAGGCATTGCTGTCCGAGTACATTGCAGCTAAGAAGAGAAACAAACCATTTAAAGGTATGGGATTAGAACACATGAATGAGGCCTGCCCTGTCATTCCTTCTAAGCTTACTGGTCCTATCCTTAGAAGCTCTAAATTCCAG ACGGACGCCTTTTGCTTAAGAGAACGAGATATATTAAACCGTTTAGCTGCTGAAGTATCTCATCATGAAGCACAAGGTGATAGCAAAGAATATGCCTTCATTCAG AGCTTTCTGCTTGCAGAAGACTTGGGCAGAGCTTTCTCTGAAAAAGCCATATTGAAGTCTTTTATGGAAGTTGAAGATAGTGTACCATCGGGTCCAGTGAAG AATGTTTCAGGTGTTCTGAGATCCATGTATGCGTTGATCTGCTTGGAGGAAGATGGTTCCTTCCTCCGCTATGGTTATTTATCACCAGAAAATGCAGGGGCAGTGAGGCAGGAAGTGAAGAAACTATGCAGCGAAATACGACCGCATGCTCTAGCGCTGGTCAGCTCGTTCGGCATACCCGACGCTTTCCTGGCCCCTATAGCGTACAACTGGGTGGACTCCAATTCCTGGCCTTCGGTGCAGTAA